In the Streptomyces sp. cg36 genome, one interval contains:
- a CDS encoding alpha/beta fold hydrolase, with the protein MSRPPHVTSGRYAPPAPARTLTAVSADGARLHVEVHGPEGAPAVVLAHGWTCSTAFWAAQVRALAGEHRVVVYDQRGHGRTPASALCSADALADDLEAVLTATLAPGEKAVLAGHSMGGMTLMAAARRPALRAHAAAVLLCSTGSSRLVEESLVVPLRPGRLRTRLTAAVLGSRAPLGPVTAVGKKVLRYATMGPGTSPDRIEACARIVHGCARGPRYAWSRVLAELEIDALVRELRVPTAVVAGTADRLTPPVHARRIAAALPVCLGLTELTGVGHMTPVEAPEVVTERIRELVRTYVAVEEDVA; encoded by the coding sequence GTGAGCCGCCCGCCGCACGTCACCTCCGGCCGCTACGCGCCGCCCGCGCCCGCCCGCACCCTGACCGCCGTCTCCGCCGACGGCGCCCGGCTGCACGTCGAGGTGCACGGGCCCGAGGGCGCCCCGGCCGTGGTCCTGGCGCACGGCTGGACCTGCTCGACCGCCTTCTGGGCCGCGCAGGTCCGGGCGCTGGCCGGGGAGCACCGGGTGGTCGTCTACGACCAGCGCGGCCACGGCCGTACGCCCGCCAGCGCCCTCTGCTCGGCCGACGCGCTCGCCGACGACCTGGAGGCGGTGCTGACGGCGACGCTGGCGCCGGGCGAGAAGGCGGTGCTGGCCGGGCACTCCATGGGCGGGATGACGCTGATGGCCGCCGCCCGCCGGCCCGCCCTGCGCGCCCACGCGGCGGCGGTGCTGCTCTGCTCCACGGGCAGCTCGCGCCTGGTCGAGGAGTCGCTGGTGGTGCCGCTGCGGCCGGGCCGGCTGCGCACCCGGCTGACCGCTGCGGTCCTCGGCTCCCGGGCGCCGCTCGGGCCCGTCACCGCGGTGGGCAAGAAGGTCCTGCGGTACGCCACGATGGGCCCGGGGACCTCCCCGGACCGGATCGAGGCGTGCGCCAGGATCGTGCACGGCTGCGCCCGGGGTCCCCGGTACGCCTGGTCGCGGGTGCTGGCCGAGCTGGAGATCGACGCGCTGGTAAGGGAGTTGAGGGTGCCCACCGCCGTGGTGGCGGGCACGGCCGACCGGCTCACCCCGCCGGTGCACGCCCGCCGGATCGCGGCGGCGCTGCCGGTCTGCCTGGGGCTGACCGAGCTGACGGGCGTGGGCCACATGACCCCGGTCGAGGCCCCCGAGGTCGTCACGGAACGCATCCGTGAACTGGTCCGTACGTACGTGGCAGTCGAGGAGGACGTGGCATGA
- the xth gene encoding exodeoxyribonuclease III, producing MLTVTSVNVNGLRAAAKKGFLEWLAGSDADVLCLQEVRAEPQQLTAEVREPEGWHVVHAPAAAKGRAGVSLYTRREPERVRVGFGSAEFDGSGRYVEADLPGVTVASLYLPSGEAGTEKQDEKYRFMGEFLPYLKELAARAAADGREVVVCGDWNIAHREADLKNWKANKKNAGFLPEEREWLSRVLDSGDAGYVDVVRALHPEEEGPYSWWSYRGRAFDNDSGWRIDYQMATPGLAGRAVKGFVERAATHAERWSDHAPVTVVYGL from the coding sequence GTGCTCACTGTGACCTCTGTGAATGTAAACGGGCTGCGCGCCGCTGCCAAGAAGGGCTTCCTGGAGTGGCTGGCCGGGTCCGACGCCGATGTGCTCTGCCTCCAGGAGGTACGGGCCGAGCCGCAGCAGCTCACCGCCGAGGTGCGCGAGCCCGAGGGGTGGCACGTGGTGCACGCGCCCGCCGCCGCCAAGGGCCGGGCCGGGGTCTCGCTCTACACCCGCCGCGAGCCGGAGCGGGTGCGGGTCGGGTTCGGGAGCGCGGAGTTCGACGGCAGCGGCCGGTACGTGGAGGCCGACCTGCCCGGCGTCACCGTCGCCAGCCTCTATCTGCCCTCGGGCGAGGCGGGCACGGAGAAGCAGGACGAGAAGTACCGGTTCATGGGCGAGTTCCTCCCGTATCTGAAGGAGCTCGCGGCGCGGGCGGCGGCCGACGGGCGCGAGGTCGTCGTCTGCGGCGACTGGAACATCGCCCACCGCGAGGCCGACCTCAAGAACTGGAAGGCCAACAAGAAGAACGCGGGCTTCCTGCCGGAGGAGCGCGAGTGGCTCTCGCGCGTCCTGGACTCGGGCGACGCCGGATACGTGGACGTGGTCCGCGCGCTGCACCCCGAGGAGGAGGGCCCGTACTCGTGGTGGTCCTACCGGGGCCGGGCCTTCGACAACGACTCCGGCTGGCGCATCGACTACCAGATGGCCACCCCCGGCCTCGCGGGCCGCGCGGTGAAGGGCTTCGTGGAGCGGGCGGCCACGCACGCCGAGCGCTGGAGCGACCACGCGCCGGTGACGGTCGTGTACGGGCTTTAG
- a CDS encoding flavin-containing monooxygenase — protein MVQHERKPERVRVAVVGSGFGGLGAAVRLRREGITDFVVLERAGSVGGTWRDNSYPGCACDVPSHLYSFSFAPNPDWPRTFSGQEHIRAYLEHVADVFRLRPHLRLRHEVTVMRWNADELHWVIECGNGAVIVADVVVSATGPLSDPKIPEIPGLDTFPGKVFHSARWDHDYDLRGKRVAMIGTGASAIQIVPAIQPKVRSLTLFQRTPPWVMPRVDRAISAPERWLHRQLPFTGAARRGLLWGIRELQVSAFTKRPNELGLVESLAKRNMARAIKDPALRAKLTPDYRIGCKRILLSSEYYPALAKPNVDLVAAGLSEVRGATLVAADGTETEADAIVFGTGFHVTDMPIAERVVGADGHTLAEAWKDGMASLRGATAAGFPNWMTIIGPNTGLGNSSMILMIESQLSYMADYLRQLDVLGGRVALAARPSAVGAWNRRVQERMKRTVWNTGGCTSWYLDASGRNTTIWPGTTGEFRKETRAVDLGEYEVVRARAAEPAPAPARSRKSRRPGPGSATPEAVAS, from the coding sequence ATGGTCCAGCACGAGCGCAAGCCCGAGCGCGTACGGGTGGCGGTGGTCGGATCCGGATTCGGTGGCCTCGGGGCCGCCGTCCGGCTGCGCCGGGAGGGGATCACCGACTTCGTCGTCCTGGAGCGGGCCGGTTCGGTCGGCGGCACCTGGCGCGACAACAGCTACCCGGGGTGCGCCTGCGACGTACCGTCCCACCTCTACTCCTTCTCCTTCGCGCCCAACCCGGACTGGCCGCGCACCTTCTCCGGGCAGGAGCACATCCGGGCCTATCTGGAGCACGTGGCCGACGTCTTCCGGCTCCGGCCGCACCTGCGCCTGCGCCACGAGGTGACGGTGATGCGGTGGAACGCGGACGAACTGCACTGGGTCATCGAGTGCGGCAACGGCGCGGTGATCGTCGCCGATGTCGTAGTCTCCGCCACCGGGCCGCTCTCCGACCCCAAGATCCCCGAGATCCCGGGCCTGGACACCTTCCCCGGCAAGGTCTTCCACTCCGCCCGCTGGGACCACGACTACGACCTGCGCGGCAAGCGCGTCGCCATGATCGGCACCGGCGCCTCGGCGATCCAGATCGTCCCGGCCATCCAGCCGAAGGTGCGCAGCCTCACCCTCTTCCAGCGCACCCCGCCCTGGGTGATGCCGCGCGTCGACCGGGCGATCAGCGCGCCCGAGCGCTGGCTGCACCGGCAGCTGCCGTTCACCGGGGCCGCGCGCCGCGGACTGCTGTGGGGCATCCGGGAGTTGCAGGTCAGCGCGTTCACCAAGCGGCCCAACGAGCTGGGCCTGGTGGAGTCGCTGGCCAAGCGGAACATGGCCCGCGCCATCAAGGACCCGGCGCTGCGCGCCAAGCTGACGCCGGACTACCGGATCGGCTGCAAGCGGATCCTGCTCTCCAGCGAGTACTACCCGGCGCTCGCCAAGCCCAATGTGGACCTGGTCGCCGCCGGTCTCAGCGAGGTGCGCGGCGCCACGCTGGTGGCCGCCGACGGCACCGAGACCGAGGCCGACGCGATCGTCTTCGGCACCGGCTTCCACGTCACGGACATGCCGATCGCCGAGCGCGTGGTCGGCGCGGACGGGCACACGCTCGCCGAGGCGTGGAAGGACGGCATGGCCTCGCTGCGCGGCGCCACCGCCGCCGGGTTCCCCAACTGGATGACGATCATCGGGCCCAACACCGGCCTCGGGAACTCCTCGATGATCCTGATGATCGAGTCGCAGCTCAGCTACATGGCGGACTACCTGCGCCAGTTGGACGTGCTCGGCGGGCGGGTCGCGCTCGCCGCCCGGCCGTCCGCGGTCGGCGCCTGGAACCGCCGCGTCCAGGAGCGCATGAAGCGGACCGTGTGGAACACCGGCGGCTGCACCAGCTGGTACCTGGACGCCAGTGGCCGCAACACCACCATCTGGCCGGGCACCACCGGGGAGTTCCGCAAGGAGACCCGGGCGGTGGACCTCGGCGAGTACGAGGTGGTGCGGGCCCGGGCCGCCGAGCCCGCCCCGGCCCCGGCCAGGTCCCGCAAGTCGCGCAGGCCCGGACCCGGTTCGGCCACCCCCGAGGCGGTGGCCTCGTGA
- a CDS encoding GNAT family N-acetyltransferase codes for MNVPSWPVELTDGEVHLRPIKLRDQRTWREVNRRNREWLRPWEATIPPPAPGAPPAQRPTYRQMVRHLRAEANAGRMLPFVIEYRGELVGQLTVAGITWGSMCSGHVGYWVDREVAGRGVMPTAVALATDHCFRSVGLHRMEVCIRPENGPSRRVVEKLGFREEGLRPRYLHIDGGWRDHLVYALTAEEVPEGLLNRWRQARRAHHEK; via the coding sequence CTGAACGTTCCATCCTGGCCGGTCGAGCTGACGGACGGTGAGGTCCACCTCCGTCCGATAAAGCTGCGCGACCAGCGCACCTGGCGCGAGGTGAACCGGCGCAACCGCGAGTGGCTGCGGCCCTGGGAGGCCACCATCCCGCCGCCCGCGCCGGGCGCCCCGCCCGCGCAGCGGCCCACCTACCGCCAGATGGTGCGCCATCTGCGGGCGGAGGCGAACGCGGGCCGCATGCTGCCCTTCGTCATCGAGTACCGGGGCGAACTGGTCGGCCAGCTCACGGTCGCCGGGATCACCTGGGGCTCGATGTGCTCCGGGCACGTCGGCTACTGGGTGGACCGGGAGGTGGCGGGCCGGGGCGTGATGCCCACGGCCGTGGCGCTCGCCACCGACCACTGCTTCCGTTCGGTCGGGCTGCACCGCATGGAGGTGTGTATCCGCCCGGAGAACGGGCCGAGCCGGCGGGTTGTGGAGAAACTCGGATTCCGCGAGGAGGGTCTGCGCCCGCGCTATCTCCACATCGACGGCGGCTGGCGGGACCATCTCGTGTACGCGCTGACGGCCGAGGAAGTGCCGGAGGGGCTGCTGAACCGCTGGCGGCAGGCACGCCGGGCGCATCACGAGAAATGA
- a CDS encoding molybdenum cofactor biosynthesis protein B: protein MLAPYAALVVTASNRAAAGVYADRGGPILAEGLAGLGFAVDGPLVVPDGDPVEQALRAGAAAGYDVIVTTGGTGISPTDRTPDATRRVIDYEVPGIPEAIRAEGLAKVATAALSRGLAGVAGGGTLIVNLPGSTGGVRDGLAVLERLLTHAVDQIRGGDHPRPAGSPS from the coding sequence CTGCTCGCCCCGTACGCGGCCCTGGTGGTCACCGCCTCCAACCGCGCGGCGGCCGGGGTGTACGCGGACCGGGGCGGGCCGATCCTCGCCGAGGGGCTCGCCGGGCTCGGCTTCGCCGTGGACGGGCCGCTGGTCGTGCCCGACGGCGACCCCGTCGAGCAGGCGCTGCGCGCGGGCGCGGCGGCCGGGTACGACGTCATCGTCACCACCGGCGGGACCGGCATCTCGCCCACCGACCGCACCCCCGACGCCACCCGCCGCGTCATCGACTACGAGGTGCCCGGCATCCCGGAGGCGATCCGCGCCGAGGGCCTGGCCAAGGTGGCGACCGCGGCGCTCTCGCGCGGGCTCGCCGGGGTCGCGGGCGGGGGCACCCTGATCGTCAACCTGCCGGGCTCCACCGGCGGCGTCCGCGACGGACTGGCCGTCCTGGAGCGGCTGCTGACGCACGCCGTCGACCAGATCCGCGGCGGCGACCACCCCAGACCCGCGGGGAGCCCAAGCTGA
- the glpR gene encoding gephyrin-like molybdotransferase receptor GlpR, with protein sequence MSSSGLIYAVIVGAWAAYLVPMWLRRQDELNEARPTERFSTAIRLLSGRSAMERRYARELRQRGSGAPAPDADPDAPTESLGDPGNGVDVRDLAVPRTHPTGTGAQRSAGPVESGTGHRVPPRREPPVDTRTGAGRRSDERAEGARQAQGRRRTGRTPAAAERARRARRSAVLARRRRTTVILFLAFTLGAVVAAVGGLGFLWAPAVPAVLLSAYIVHLRAKERRRFAFVMDRRRAEAAAARLRERQPRSRPAAVPETEDEPEPHAAPEPEPAAAVSPQEADRRALVEQTDHAEWVDQQRERGPERGDSWEPVPVPLPTYVTAPVAPRATGSIDLGAPDTWSSARSSTADPTAPAAPAPRRRGTPSSRRTPLFDQYADEDRPRAANE encoded by the coding sequence GTGAGCAGCAGCGGCCTCATTTACGCAGTCATCGTCGGGGCCTGGGCCGCCTACTTGGTGCCGATGTGGCTCCGCAGGCAGGACGAGCTCAATGAGGCACGTCCGACGGAACGCTTCAGCACTGCCATCCGGCTGCTGTCCGGACGGTCTGCCATGGAGCGCCGGTACGCCAGGGAGCTTCGGCAGCGAGGTTCTGGCGCCCCCGCACCCGACGCCGACCCGGACGCGCCGACGGAGTCCCTGGGGGACCCCGGCAACGGCGTCGACGTCCGGGACCTCGCCGTACCCAGGACGCACCCGACGGGCACCGGCGCGCAGCGGTCGGCCGGGCCCGTGGAGTCCGGCACCGGGCACCGCGTCCCGCCCCGCCGGGAGCCCCCCGTCGACACCCGCACCGGTGCGGGGCGCCGGAGCGATGAGCGGGCGGAGGGCGCGCGGCAGGCCCAGGGGCGCCGGCGCACCGGCCGTACCCCGGCCGCCGCGGAGCGCGCCCGGCGCGCCCGGCGCAGTGCCGTCCTCGCGCGCCGCCGGCGTACCACGGTGATCCTCTTCCTCGCCTTCACGCTGGGCGCGGTCGTCGCGGCCGTGGGCGGGCTCGGGTTCCTGTGGGCGCCCGCGGTGCCCGCCGTGCTGCTCAGCGCGTACATCGTGCACCTGCGGGCCAAGGAGCGGCGGCGGTTCGCGTTCGTCATGGACCGGCGGCGCGCCGAGGCCGCCGCCGCGCGGCTGCGCGAGCGCCAGCCGCGCAGCCGGCCCGCCGCCGTCCCCGAGACCGAGGACGAGCCGGAGCCGCACGCGGCCCCCGAGCCGGAACCCGCGGCGGCGGTCTCCCCCCAGGAGGCCGACCGGCGGGCCCTGGTCGAGCAGACCGACCACGCCGAGTGGGTCGACCAGCAGCGCGAGCGGGGTCCCGAACGCGGGGACAGCTGGGAGCCGGTGCCGGTGCCGCTGCCCACCTATGTGACGGCCCCGGTCGCCCCGCGCGCCACCGGCAGCATCGATCTGGGCGCGCCCGACACCTGGTCCTCGGCCCGCTCCTCCACCGCGGACCCGACGGCCCCGGCCGCCCCGGCACCCCGCCGGCGCGGCACGCCGAGCAGCCGCCGGACCCCGCTCTTCGACCAGTACGCGGACGAGGACCGGCCCCGCGCGGCCAACGAGTGA
- a CDS encoding SDR family oxidoreductase, whose amino-acid sequence MSRVSLEGQVAVVTGAARGVGELLARKLSARGAKVALVGLEPDELKRVAARLHTEAESWFADVTDHEAMARVAQEVKERFGKVDIVVANAGVASGGPFVDSDPDAWRRVIEVNLIGGAVTARAFLPVLMESRGYFLQIASLAAITPAPMMTAYCASKSGVEAFAHSLRAEVGHKGVRVGVGYLSWTDTDMVRGADQDDVMRELRQRLPWPSNRTYPLGPAVDRIVAGVERRSSHVYAQWWLRGMQSVRGYLPALIGSVGQREMRRFEPRLGAVGRGLVGAGGAADEQERTVRDHP is encoded by the coding sequence ATGAGCAGGGTGAGCCTGGAGGGTCAGGTCGCGGTCGTCACGGGCGCGGCCCGGGGCGTCGGCGAACTGCTGGCGCGCAAGCTGTCGGCGCGCGGCGCCAAGGTGGCCCTGGTCGGTCTGGAGCCCGACGAGCTGAAGCGGGTGGCCGCGCGGCTGCACACCGAGGCGGAGTCCTGGTTCGCGGACGTCACCGACCACGAGGCCATGGCGCGGGTCGCCCAGGAGGTCAAGGAGCGGTTCGGCAAGGTCGACATCGTGGTGGCCAACGCGGGCGTCGCCTCCGGCGGCCCGTTCGTGGACTCCGACCCGGACGCCTGGCGCCGGGTGATCGAGGTGAACCTGATCGGCGGCGCGGTCACCGCCCGCGCCTTCCTGCCCGTACTGATGGAGAGCCGCGGCTACTTCCTCCAGATCGCCTCGCTCGCCGCGATCACCCCGGCGCCGATGATGACCGCGTACTGCGCGTCCAAGTCGGGCGTCGAGGCGTTCGCGCACAGCCTGCGCGCCGAGGTCGGCCACAAGGGCGTCCGGGTCGGGGTGGGGTATCTGTCCTGGACCGACACGGACATGGTGCGCGGCGCCGACCAGGACGACGTGATGCGCGAGCTGCGCCAGCGGCTGCCGTGGCCGTCCAACCGCACCTATCCGCTGGGCCCGGCCGTCGACCGGATCGTGGCGGGCGTCGAGCGCCGTTCCTCGCACGTGTACGCGCAGTGGTGGCTGCGCGGGATGCAGTCGGTGCGCGGCTATCTGCCCGCGCTGATCGGGTCCGTGGGCCAGCGGGAGATGCGGCGCTTCGAGCCGCGGCTGGGGGCGGTGGGCCGGGGTCTGGTGGGTGCGGGCGGCGCGGCCGACGAGCAGGAGCGCACGGTCCGTGACCATCCGTAA
- a CDS encoding MerR family transcriptional regulator, with amino-acid sequence MEELAAAAGITVRTLRFYRERGLIPPPRREGRIAWYDGHHLARLRTIAALLERGHTLSGIADLTAAFESGRDAGEALGLVEPSEETPVRLTPEALADHFAGQVTPENLAAALDLGYLAVDGEEIVHISRRLLDVSAALVGEGVPLAAVLAAGREVRSHADALARLFTDLLHTHAPREDVSRLRPLARAVVEAELSLALDRHLAQAHDEGPAAPGAPAPNARQA; translated from the coding sequence ATGGAGGAGCTGGCCGCGGCGGCCGGCATCACCGTCCGCACCCTCCGCTTCTACCGGGAGCGCGGATTGATCCCGCCGCCCCGCCGCGAGGGCCGCATCGCCTGGTACGACGGCCACCACCTGGCGCGGCTGCGCACCATCGCCGCCCTCCTGGAGCGCGGCCACACCCTCTCGGGCATCGCCGACCTGACCGCCGCGTTCGAGTCCGGCCGCGACGCGGGCGAGGCGCTCGGGCTGGTCGAGCCGAGCGAGGAGACCCCGGTCCGGCTGACCCCGGAGGCGCTGGCCGACCACTTCGCGGGCCAGGTGACCCCGGAGAACCTGGCGGCGGCGCTCGACCTCGGCTACCTCGCGGTCGACGGCGAGGAGATCGTCCACATCAGCCGGCGGCTGCTCGACGTCTCGGCCGCGCTGGTCGGCGAGGGCGTCCCGCTGGCGGCGGTGCTGGCCGCGGGCCGCGAGGTCCGCTCGCACGCGGACGCCCTGGCGCGCCTGTTCACCGACCTGCTGCACACCCACGCCCCCCGGGAGGACGTCTCCCGGCTGCGCCCGCTGGCCAGGGCCGTGGTCGAGGCGGAACTCTCCCTGGCCCTGGACCGCCACCTGGCCCAGGCCCACGACGAAGGGCCCGCGGCGCCAGGAGCACCGGCCCCGAACGCGCGCCAGGCGTAG
- a CDS encoding GNAT family N-acetyltransferase, protein MIIRTLGYDHPDAVKLNDQVQLEYIERYSDDGDATPLAPAMFVPPNGLYLIAYDEDDRPVATGGWRAQDKNAENYSDGDAELKRMYVIPEARGLGLARRILALLEADARAAGRTRMVLETGDKQPEAIALYVSCGYTPAEKFGHYRFYESSRCYAKPLTPDTDATRTP, encoded by the coding sequence ATGATTATCCGCACTCTGGGGTACGACCACCCGGACGCCGTCAAGCTCAACGACCAGGTCCAGCTCGAATACATCGAGCGCTACTCGGACGACGGCGACGCCACCCCGCTCGCCCCCGCCATGTTCGTGCCGCCGAACGGGCTCTACCTGATCGCGTACGACGAGGACGACCGCCCGGTCGCCACCGGCGGCTGGCGCGCCCAGGACAAGAACGCCGAGAACTACTCGGACGGCGACGCCGAGCTCAAGCGCATGTACGTCATCCCCGAGGCCCGCGGCCTGGGCCTGGCCCGCCGGATCCTCGCCCTGCTGGAGGCGGACGCCCGCGCCGCCGGCCGCACCCGCATGGTCCTGGAGACCGGCGACAAGCAGCCCGAGGCCATAGCCCTCTACGTCTCCTGCGGCTACACCCCCGCCGAGAAGTTCGGCCACTACCGCTTCTACGAGAGCAGCCGCTGCTACGCGAAGCCCCTGACACCGGACACCGACGCGACGCGCACGCCCTGA